One Trachemys scripta elegans isolate TJP31775 chromosome 4, CAS_Tse_1.0, whole genome shotgun sequence genomic region harbors:
- the BTG2 gene encoding protein BTG2: MSQRWSGVSSRADMVPEIAAAVGFVSSLLRTRGCVSEHQLHVFSGALQEALTEHYKHHWFPEKPFKGSGYRCIRINHKMDPIISKAASQIGLNLQQLYQLLPSELTLWVDPYEVSYRIGEDGSICVLYEAAAATPVSSYGMLTCKNQMMLGRTSPSKNYMMTVSS, encoded by the exons ATGAGCCAACGCTGGAGCGGAGTCAGCAGCCGGGCGGACATGGTGCCCGAGATCGCCGCCGCCGTGGGCTTCGTGTCCAGCCTGCTCCGGACCCGGGGCTGTGTCAGCGAGCATCAGCTGCATGTCTTCAGCGGGGCCCTGCAGGAGGCGCTCAcag AGCATTACAAACATCATTGGTTTCCCGAGAAACCCTTCAAAGGTTCTGGGTATCGCTGCATCCGAATCAATCACAAAATGGACCCCATTATCAGCAAAGCAGCTAGCCAGATCGGACTCAACCTCCAGCAGCTCTATCAGCTCCTGCCCAGTGAACTCACGCTCTGGGTGGACCCGTATGAGGTGTCTTACCGGATCGGTGAAGATGGCTCCATCTGTGTTTTGTATGAAGCAGCGGCGGCAACACCTGTGAGCTCCTATGGGATGCTCACCTGTAAAAACCAGATGATGTTGGGTCGCACGAGCCCTTCCAAAAACTACATGATGACTGTCTCCAGCTAA